One Mesorhizobium sp. L-2-11 genomic region harbors:
- the hppD gene encoding 4-hydroxyphenylpyruvate dioxygenase, giving the protein MGPFPHDAPPATISKANPAGTDGFEFVEFAHPEPAKLAELFTRMGYVPVAKHRTKNITVWRQGDINYVVNAEPSSHAMKFVDKHGPCASSMAWRVVDAKHAFDHAVAKGATPYKGVDKALDVPAIVGIGGSLLYFVDTYGEKGSAYDAEFEWLGERDPKPEGVGFYYLDHLTHNVYRGNMDKWWDFYRDLFGFKQIHFFDIDGKITGLVSRAITSPCGKIRIPLNESKDETSQIAEYLKKYNGEGIQHIAVGTDEIYGATDRLAANGLKFMPGPPETYYEMSHARVHGHDEPIERMKKHGILIDGEGVVDGGTTKILLQIFSKTVIGPIFFEFIQRKGDEGFGEGNFRALFESIEQDQIKRGVLKVQAAE; this is encoded by the coding sequence ATGGGTCCCTTCCCTCACGATGCACCGCCCGCAACGATCAGCAAGGCCAATCCGGCCGGCACCGACGGCTTCGAATTTGTCGAGTTCGCGCATCCCGAACCGGCAAAGCTCGCCGAGCTTTTTACCCGCATGGGTTATGTACCGGTGGCCAAGCACCGCACCAAGAACATCACGGTCTGGCGGCAGGGCGACATCAACTATGTCGTCAATGCCGAACCCAGCTCGCATGCGATGAAATTCGTCGACAAGCACGGCCCCTGCGCTTCCTCGATGGCCTGGCGGGTGGTCGATGCCAAGCACGCGTTCGACCATGCTGTCGCCAAGGGCGCCACACCCTATAAAGGCGTCGACAAGGCGCTCGACGTGCCGGCAATCGTCGGCATCGGCGGTTCACTGCTTTATTTCGTCGATACTTATGGGGAGAAGGGCTCGGCCTACGATGCCGAGTTCGAATGGCTGGGCGAGCGCGACCCGAAGCCGGAAGGCGTCGGCTTCTATTATCTCGACCACCTCACCCACAATGTCTATCGCGGCAATATGGACAAATGGTGGGATTTCTATCGCGACTTGTTCGGCTTCAAGCAGATCCATTTCTTCGACATCGACGGCAAGATCACCGGCCTGGTCAGCCGCGCCATCACCTCGCCCTGCGGCAAGATCCGCATCCCGCTTAACGAGTCCAAGGACGAAACCAGCCAGATCGCCGAATATCTGAAGAAGTACAATGGCGAAGGCATCCAGCACATTGCCGTCGGCACGGACGAGATCTACGGCGCCACCGACAGGCTGGCAGCCAACGGGCTGAAGTTCATGCCCGGCCCGCCGGAAACCTATTATGAGATGTCTCATGCCCGCGTGCACGGCCATGACGAGCCGATCGAGCGGATGAAAAAGCACGGCATCCTGATCGACGGCGAAGGCGTGGTCGACGGCGGCACGACCAAGATCCTGCTGCAGATATTCTCGAAAACCGTAATCGGGCCGATCTTCTTCGAATTCATCCAGAGGAAGGGCGACGAAGGTTTTGGCGAGGGCAATTTCCGGGCGCTGTTCGAATCGATCGAGCAGGACCAGATCAAGCGCGGCGTGCTGAAGGTGCAGGCGGCGGAGTAG
- a CDS encoding type II toxin-antitoxin system Phd/YefM family antitoxin: MAKAKAQLSELVKRAQAGEEIHLTRHGEVVATLSAPARAGGSKRLFGALKGQIRISDDFDELGPEWDEYIK; encoded by the coding sequence ATGGCAAAAGCGAAGGCCCAGCTCTCCGAGTTGGTGAAACGTGCGCAGGCCGGCGAAGAGATCCATCTGACGCGGCATGGCGAGGTTGTGGCAACCTTGAGCGCTCCCGCCCGGGCTGGCGGGAGCAAGCGCCTTTTTGGAGCCCTGAAAGGCCAAATTCGGATATCGGATGATTTTGATGAACTCGGTCCCGAATGGGACGAGTACATTAAATGA
- a CDS encoding type II toxin-antitoxin system VapC family toxin, which translates to MEILRSNGIPILSVNELHAARLEHLPLHHRDPFDRLLIAQAQIEGLTLLTADRHFSAYDVALV; encoded by the coding sequence GTGGAAATCTTGCGATCGAACGGCATTCCGATCCTCAGTGTGAATGAACTACACGCGGCGAGGCTTGAGCATTTGCCGCTCCATCACCGCGATCCTTTCGACCGTCTGCTCATCGCACAGGCTCAAATTGAAGGCCTGACGTTGCTCACTGCGGATCGGCATTTCTCAGCCTATGACGTCGCGTTGGTCTGA
- a CDS encoding DinB family protein: protein MIIVVTKIIGKIPERIGDLLAHLFIHDIHHRGQVHAMLSGTSVKPPQLDEFFLDYDLKLREAEVERLDLNGGEE from the coding sequence ATAATTATTGTAGTTACGAAAATTATTGGAAAAATACCGGAGCGCATCGGCGATCTGCTCGCCCACCTCTTCATCCACGACATCCATCATCGTGGCCAGGTGCACGCCATGCTGTCCGGCACGTCGGTGAAACCGCCGCAGCTCGATGAGTTCTTCCTCGACTATGATCTGAAACTGAGGGAAGCGGAGGTCGAGAGGTTGGATTTGAATGGTGGTGAAGAATAA
- a CDS encoding DinB family protein yields the protein MDLLDHFSRMARNNLWSNDRLYRAVLQLESGEFEAERTSFFPSIKATLNHILAVDHLYLDFLEEGGVGAAAHDNFVPFDEPSALFAAQVAADRRLIAFCDRLSAEDLDRRVITDRREDGKIPERIGDLLAHLFIHDIHHRGQVHAMLSGTSVKPPQLDEFFLDYDLKLREAEVERLDLNGGEE from the coding sequence ATGGACCTGCTGGACCATTTCAGCCGCATGGCGCGCAACAACCTCTGGTCGAACGACCGGCTCTACCGCGCTGTGCTGCAGCTTGAGTCCGGTGAATTCGAGGCCGAGCGAACCAGCTTCTTTCCCTCGATCAAGGCGACGCTCAACCACATCCTGGCGGTCGATCATCTCTATCTCGATTTTTTGGAAGAGGGCGGCGTTGGTGCCGCGGCCCATGACAATTTCGTGCCGTTCGATGAACCATCAGCGCTGTTTGCCGCCCAGGTCGCGGCCGACCGGCGGCTGATCGCCTTTTGCGACCGCCTGTCGGCCGAAGATCTCGACCGCCGTGTCATCACCGACCGGCGCGAGGACGGAAAAATACCGGAGCGCATCGGCGATCTGCTCGCCCACCTCTTCATCCACGACATCCATCATCGTGGCCAGGTGCACGCCATGCTGTCCGGCACGTCGGTGAAACCGCCGCAGCTCGATGAGTTCTTCCTCGACTATGATCTGAAACTGAGGGAAGCGGAGGTCGAGAGGTTGGATTTGAATGGTGGTGAAGAATAA
- a CDS encoding fumarylacetoacetate hydrolase family protein, giving the protein MKLATLKDGTRDGKLVVVSRDLTRFTDASFLVPTLQAALDDWSRIAPHLATIAESLENNAVPSARFHEHDAHSPLPRAYQWADGSAYVNHVELVRKARGAEMPASFWTDPLIYQGGSDSFIAPRDPIRTVDEALGVDMEGEVAVVVDDVPMGASLDEARAAIRLIMLVNDVTLRSLTAPELAQGFGFFQSKPSSAFSPVAVTPDELGEAWDGGKVCLPLLVDLNSMPFGRANAGVDMTFDFPVLIAHAAKTRPLAAGTIIGSGTVSNKLDGGPGKPVSAGGAGYSCIAELRMIETIAAGEPTTPFLRFGDTVRIEMKDRAGHSIFGAIEQKVERYIR; this is encoded by the coding sequence ATGAAGCTTGCCACATTGAAGGACGGGACGCGCGACGGAAAGCTGGTCGTCGTCTCGCGCGACCTGACGCGGTTCACCGATGCCTCGTTTCTTGTGCCGACGCTGCAGGCGGCGCTCGACGACTGGAGCCGGATCGCGCCGCATCTGGCGACAATAGCGGAATCGCTGGAGAACAATGCGGTGCCGTCAGCGCGCTTTCACGAGCATGATGCCCATTCGCCGTTGCCGCGCGCCTATCAATGGGCTGATGGCTCGGCCTATGTGAATCATGTCGAACTGGTGCGGAAGGCGCGCGGCGCCGAGATGCCGGCAAGCTTCTGGACCGATCCGCTGATCTACCAGGGTGGATCAGACAGTTTCATCGCGCCGCGTGATCCGATCCGCACGGTCGACGAGGCTCTTGGCGTCGACATGGAAGGGGAAGTCGCTGTCGTCGTCGATGATGTGCCGATGGGGGCAAGCCTCGATGAGGCAAGAGCCGCGATCCGGCTGATCATGCTGGTCAATGACGTCACGCTGCGCTCCCTGACCGCGCCGGAGCTTGCCCAGGGTTTTGGCTTCTTCCAATCAAAGCCGTCTTCGGCGTTTTCTCCCGTCGCCGTGACGCCGGACGAACTGGGCGAGGCCTGGGATGGCGGCAAGGTCTGCCTGCCGCTGCTGGTCGATCTCAACAGCATGCCGTTCGGCCGCGCCAACGCCGGCGTCGACATGACCTTCGATTTTCCGGTGCTGATTGCGCATGCCGCGAAAACCCGGCCGCTGGCCGCCGGCACCATCATCGGTTCGGGCACGGTTTCCAACAAGCTCGACGGCGGCCCTGGCAAGCCGGTCTCGGCGGGCGGCGCCGGCTATTCCTGCATTGCCGAGTTGCGCATGATCGAGACGATCGCAGCCGGCGAACCGACAACGCCGTTCCTGCGCTTTGGCGATACCGTGCGCATCGAGATGAAGGACAGGGCCGGACATTCGATTTTTGGTGCGATCGAGCAGAAGGTCGAGAGATACATCAGGTAA
- a CDS encoding MBL fold metallo-hydrolase, translating into MRGRLVLLGSKGGPALRPGGPWPSSSLLKFGGRTIVVDCGLGVTRGLAETGISLKSLDLVFITHLHSDHVLELGPLIHTAWTAGLATPVTVFGPPGTGHYWQRFCQAMEFDIEIRIVDEGRPDIQDLVSIVEFGEGLVMEERGLKVLALRVDHPPVADCFALRFEHAGQSVVFSADTAFFPPLADFAKGADILVHEGMLEDGIERLVAKTGNGERLREHLLASHTFAEEAGRIASDAGAKRLVLNHLIPADDPEIGEADWIAAVRKTWPGDLTIARDGLVVGLEHDPEPKDRASEK; encoded by the coding sequence ATGCGGGGTCGGCTGGTGCTGCTGGGCTCGAAGGGCGGGCCGGCGCTCCGGCCGGGCGGGCCGTGGCCGAGTTCGTCGCTGCTGAAATTCGGCGGACGCACCATCGTCGTGGATTGCGGGCTTGGCGTGACGCGCGGGCTGGCCGAGACCGGCATCAGCCTGAAGTCGCTCGACCTGGTCTTCATCACGCATCTGCATTCCGACCATGTGCTGGAACTCGGTCCGCTGATCCACACCGCCTGGACGGCGGGTCTGGCGACACCGGTCACCGTCTTCGGCCCGCCCGGCACCGGCCATTACTGGCAGCGCTTTTGCCAGGCGATGGAATTCGACATCGAGATACGCATCGTCGACGAAGGCCGACCTGATATCCAAGATCTGGTTTCGATCGTCGAGTTCGGCGAAGGCCTTGTGATGGAGGAGCGCGGCCTGAAGGTTTTGGCGCTGCGCGTCGACCACCCGCCGGTGGCCGACTGCTTTGCGCTGCGCTTCGAGCATGCCGGACAGAGCGTGGTGTTTTCCGCCGATACGGCGTTCTTTCCGCCATTGGCCGATTTCGCCAAAGGCGCCGACATTCTCGTCCACGAAGGCATGCTGGAAGACGGCATCGAGCGACTGGTTGCTAAGACCGGCAATGGCGAAAGGCTAAGGGAACACCTGCTTGCCAGCCATACTTTTGCTGAGGAGGCGGGGCGCATCGCCAGTGACGCAGGAGCCAAAAGACTGGTGCTCAACCACCTCATTCCGGCCGACGATCCCGAGATCGGCGAGGCCGACTGGATCGCCGCCGTCAGGAAAACATGGCCCGGAGACTTGACGATCGCCCGCGACGGCCTTGTTGTGGGGCTGGAGCATGATCCCGAACCGAAGGACCGCGCTAGCGAAAAGTGA
- the hmgA gene encoding homogentisate 1,2-dioxygenase: protein MAFSYMPGFGNDFETETLPGSLPQGRNSPQRPAYGLYAEQLSGSPFTAPRGTNERSWLYRIRPSVRHTGRFKAANYPLWKSAPNVGDHELALGQYRWNPVPMPKEPTDFIAGMRSITTAGDVLGQTGMAAHVYVANRSMADDHFFNADGELLIVPQVGALRFVTEMGVIELRPGEIAVLPRGLVFKVELVDETVRGYVCENYGAKLTLPDRGPIGANCLANPRDFKTPCAWFEDKETPCRLIVKWCGQFHVTELDHSPLDVVAWHGNYSPYKYDLATFSPVGAILFDHPDPSIFTVLTAPSGEEGTANIDFVIFPPRWLVAENTFRPPWYHRNIMSEFMGLIHGQYDAKEEGFVPGGISLHNLMLAHGPDASGFEKASRAELKPVKLDNTMAFMFETRFPQMLTRYAAEVETRQDNYIDCWADLKKRFNGTPEGDWS, encoded by the coding sequence ATGGCCTTTTCCTACATGCCGGGGTTCGGCAACGACTTCGAAACCGAGACTTTGCCTGGTTCGCTGCCGCAAGGGCGAAATTCGCCGCAGCGGCCGGCCTACGGCCTCTATGCCGAGCAGCTTTCGGGCTCGCCCTTCACCGCGCCACGCGGCACCAATGAGCGTTCCTGGCTTTATCGCATCAGGCCGAGCGTCAGGCACACCGGCCGCTTCAAGGCGGCGAATTATCCGCTGTGGAAAAGCGCGCCGAATGTCGGCGATCACGAACTGGCGCTTGGCCAGTACCGCTGGAACCCGGTGCCGATGCCGAAGGAACCGACCGACTTCATTGCCGGCATGCGCTCGATCACTACCGCCGGCGACGTGCTCGGCCAGACCGGCATGGCTGCGCATGTCTATGTCGCCAACCGCTCGATGGCCGACGACCATTTCTTCAACGCCGACGGCGAGTTGCTTATTGTGCCGCAAGTGGGGGCGCTACGCTTCGTCACCGAGATGGGCGTCATCGAATTGCGACCCGGCGAGATCGCCGTGCTGCCGCGCGGCCTCGTGTTCAAGGTCGAACTGGTCGATGAAACAGTGCGCGGCTATGTCTGCGAGAACTACGGCGCCAAGCTGACGCTGCCGGATCGTGGCCCGATCGGCGCCAATTGCCTGGCCAATCCGCGCGATTTCAAGACGCCTTGCGCCTGGTTCGAGGACAAGGAGACGCCGTGCCGGCTGATCGTGAAATGGTGCGGCCAGTTTCATGTCACCGAACTGGATCACTCGCCGCTGGATGTGGTCGCGTGGCACGGCAATTACTCACCCTATAAATATGATCTTGCAACGTTTTCGCCGGTCGGCGCGATCCTGTTCGACCATCCCGATCCGTCGATCTTCACGGTGCTGACCGCGCCGAGCGGCGAGGAGGGCACCGCCAACATCGACTTCGTCATCTTCCCGCCGCGCTGGCTTGTGGCCGAAAACACGTTCCGCCCGCCTTGGTACCACCGCAACATCATGAGCGAGTTCATGGGCCTGATCCACGGCCAGTACGACGCCAAGGAGGAGGGGTTCGTTCCGGGCGGCATCAGCCTGCACAATCTGATGCTGGCCCACGGGCCCGACGCGTCTGGCTTCGAAAAGGCCTCGCGCGCCGAGCTGAAACCGGTCAAGCTCGACAACACCATGGCCTTCATGTTCGAGACGCGATTCCCGCAGATGCTGACCCGCTACGCCGCCGAGGTTGAAACCCGGCAGGACAATTATATCGACTGCTGGGCCGATCTGAAGAAGCGCTTCAACGGCACGCCGGAGGGCGACTGGTCTTGA
- a CDS encoding MarR family winged helix-turn-helix transcriptional regulator, whose protein sequence is MEADTLELESFLPYRLYRLADAVSREFSRVYKDRHGLTRPEWRTLAGLGQHGTMTATALGEQSAMHKTKVSRAVAELERRRWLTRKPDEKDRRVEHLTLTGAGLAAYREMVPLAKAFERDLLSKLSAGERVAIAEGLSALETALYGDKLVAQH, encoded by the coding sequence ATGGAGGCTGACACCCTCGAACTTGAAAGCTTCCTGCCCTACCGGCTCTATCGCCTTGCCGATGCGGTCAGCCGCGAATTTTCCAGGGTTTACAAGGACCGCCACGGCTTGACGCGGCCCGAATGGCGCACGCTGGCCGGTCTCGGCCAGCACGGCACGATGACGGCAACGGCGCTCGGCGAACAGTCGGCCATGCACAAGACGAAGGTTTCTCGCGCCGTCGCCGAGCTAGAACGGCGCCGCTGGCTGACGCGAAAACCGGATGAAAAAGACCGCCGTGTCGAGCATCTGACGCTGACCGGAGCGGGCCTTGCCGCCTATCGCGAAATGGTGCCGCTGGCGAAGGCGTTCGAGCGGGACTTGCTGTCAAAACTCAGCGCTGGCGAGCGCGTGGCGATCGCGGAAGGATTGTCTGCGCTGGAGACGGCTTTGTACGGGGATAAGTTAGTTGCTCAACATTAG
- the tdh gene encoding L-threonine 3-dehydrogenase has translation MSNMMKALVKAKAEPGIWMEEVPVPEIGPNDVLIKIRKTAICGTDVHIYNWDQWAQKTVPVPMVTGHEFVGTVADFGAAVTEYKIGQRVSGEGHIVCGHCRNCRAGRGHLCRNTLGVGVNRPGAFGEYLAIPQHNVVPIPDDVPDEIAAIFDPLGNAVHTALSFDLVGEDVLVTGAGPIGIMAALVAQCVGARKVVITDINPVRLALAKNLRVQHVVDASKEKLRDIMPALGMTEGFDVGLEMSGAAPAFRDMIDAMNNGGKIAILGIAPTGFEIDWNKVIFKMLHLKGIYGREMFETWYKMIALVQGPLDVSGLITHRIGVDDFQKGFDAMRSGNSGKVVMDW, from the coding sequence ATGTCGAACATGATGAAGGCGCTGGTCAAGGCCAAGGCCGAGCCGGGCATCTGGATGGAAGAAGTGCCGGTGCCGGAAATCGGCCCGAACGACGTTCTGATCAAGATCAGGAAGACCGCGATCTGCGGTACCGACGTCCACATCTACAATTGGGACCAATGGGCGCAGAAGACCGTGCCGGTGCCGATGGTGACCGGCCACGAATTCGTCGGCACGGTCGCCGACTTCGGCGCGGCGGTCACCGAATACAAGATCGGCCAGCGTGTTTCGGGCGAAGGCCACATCGTCTGTGGCCATTGCCGCAACTGCCGCGCGGGCAGGGGGCATCTGTGTCGCAACACGCTCGGCGTCGGCGTCAACCGGCCGGGCGCCTTCGGTGAATATCTGGCGATCCCGCAGCACAACGTCGTGCCGATCCCCGACGACGTGCCCGACGAGATCGCCGCAATCTTCGATCCCCTGGGCAATGCGGTTCACACCGCATTGTCCTTTGATTTGGTCGGCGAGGACGTGCTGGTCACCGGCGCCGGGCCGATCGGCATCATGGCTGCACTGGTCGCTCAATGCGTCGGCGCGCGAAAAGTGGTCATCACCGATATTAATCCGGTGCGGCTGGCGCTGGCGAAAAACCTCCGCGTCCAGCATGTGGTCGACGCGTCGAAGGAAAAGCTGCGCGATATCATGCCGGCGCTCGGCATGACCGAAGGTTTTGACGTCGGCCTCGAAATGTCGGGCGCCGCACCCGCTTTCCGCGACATGATCGACGCCATGAACAATGGCGGCAAGATCGCCATTTTGGGCATCGCGCCGACCGGCTTCGAGATCGACTGGAACAAGGTCATCTTCAAGATGCTGCATCTCAAGGGCATCTATGGCCGCGAGATGTTCGAGACCTGGTACAAGATGATCGCCCTGGTGCAGGGTCCGCTCGATGTTTCCGGGCTAATCACCCACCGTATCGGCGTGGACGACTTCCAGAAGGGGTTCGACGCGATGCGCAGCGGCAATTCGGGCAAGGTGGTGATGGATTGGTAG
- a CDS encoding SRPBCC family protein: protein MTIDVTSKIEIARPRAVVADFSADPDNVPRWYVNIKSVEWKTPRPARAGSRIAFVAQFLGRRLVYTYEIVEFVQGERLVMRTAEGPFPMETSYAWRDAGEGRTHMALRNRGAPTGFSRLVAPFVALAVRRSTDRDLLRLKRILEAA from the coding sequence ATGACGATCGACGTGACGAGCAAGATCGAGATCGCCAGGCCACGCGCGGTCGTCGCCGATTTTTCCGCCGATCCGGACAACGTTCCGCGCTGGTACGTCAATATCAAATCGGTGGAATGGAAAACGCCCCGACCGGCCCGGGCAGGATCGAGAATTGCATTCGTGGCGCAGTTCCTCGGAAGGCGGCTTGTTTACACCTACGAAATCGTCGAGTTCGTGCAGGGCGAACGGCTTGTAATGCGAACCGCCGAAGGGCCGTTTCCCATGGAAACGAGTTATGCGTGGCGGGATGCTGGCGAAGGCCGTACCCATATGGCACTCAGGAACCGCGGCGCGCCAACCGGCTTTTCCCGTCTGGTTGCCCCGTTCGTGGCTTTGGCCGTCCGGCGTTCGACCGATCGAGATTTGCTGCGACTGAAGAGAATCCTGGAGGCGGCTTGA
- a CDS encoding glycine C-acetyltransferase: MSAAFLSHIDSELQGLKSAGLYKSERVITSTQSAKIEVGGQSVLNFCANNYLGLADSAELREAAKQALDRYGYGMASVRFICGTQEEHKQLEATISGFLGMEDTILYGSCFDANGGLFETLLGEEDAVISDALNHASIIDGVRLSKAKRFRYANNDVADLEARLKQAMDCRFRLIATDGVFSMDGIIANLKGVCDLADKYDAMVMVDDSHAVGFVGRNGRGSAEHCGVEGRVDIITGTLGKALGGASGGYTSASKPVVEWLRQRSRPYLFSNTLMPAIAGASIRVFELVKNGDALRQRLYANAARFRSEMGKLGFTLAGADHPIVPVMLGDATLAQEMAARMLQRGIYVIGFSFPVVPKGQARIRTQMSAAHSSADIDRAVAAFGDVGKELGVIA, from the coding sequence ATGAGCGCGGCATTCCTCTCCCATATCGACAGCGAGCTCCAAGGGCTGAAATCGGCCGGCCTCTACAAATCCGAGCGGGTGATCACCTCGACGCAATCGGCTAAGATCGAGGTGGGCGGCCAGAGTGTGCTGAATTTCTGCGCCAACAATTATCTTGGCCTCGCCGATAGCGCCGAGTTGCGCGAAGCGGCCAAGCAGGCACTCGACCGCTATGGTTATGGCATGGCGTCGGTGCGTTTCATCTGCGGCACGCAGGAGGAGCACAAGCAGCTCGAGGCGACGATTTCTGGCTTTCTCGGCATGGAGGACACGATCCTCTACGGCTCCTGCTTCGACGCCAATGGCGGCCTGTTCGAGACGCTGCTCGGCGAGGAGGATGCGGTCATTTCCGACGCGCTGAACCATGCCTCGATCATCGACGGCGTGCGGCTGTCGAAGGCGAAGCGTTTCCGTTACGCCAACAACGACGTGGCCGATCTGGAAGCGCGGCTGAAGCAGGCGATGGATTGCCGTTTTCGGCTGATCGCCACCGATGGTGTATTTTCCATGGACGGCATCATCGCCAATCTGAAGGGCGTCTGCGATCTCGCCGACAAGTACGATGCAATGGTGATGGTCGACGACAGCCATGCAGTCGGCTTCGTCGGCAGGAACGGGCGCGGCTCGGCCGAGCATTGCGGCGTCGAGGGCAGGGTGGACATCATCACCGGCACGCTCGGCAAGGCATTGGGCGGCGCGTCGGGCGGTTATACGAGCGCGAGCAAGCCGGTCGTGGAATGGCTGCGCCAGCGCTCGCGGCCCTATCTCTTCTCCAACACGCTGATGCCGGCGATCGCCGGCGCCTCGATCCGGGTTTTCGAACTGGTCAAAAATGGCGATGCGCTGCGTCAGCGCCTCTATGCCAATGCGGCGCGGTTCCGGTCTGAAATGGGTAAGCTTGGCTTTACGCTGGCCGGCGCCGATCATCCGATCGTTCCGGTCATGCTCGGCGATGCGACGCTGGCGCAGGAGATGGCGGCGCGCATGCTGCAGCGCGGCATCTATGTCATCGGCTTCTCGTTTCCGGTGGTGCCGAAGGGCCAGGCGCGCATCCGCACGCAAATGTCGGCCGCCCATTCCAGCGCCGACATCGACCGCGCCGTGGCAGCATTTGGCGACGTCGGAAAAGAGCTGGGTGTAATCGCTTGA